The following proteins are encoded in a genomic region of Oryzias latipes chromosome 17, ASM223467v1:
- the LOC111949115 gene encoding uncharacterized protein LOC111949115 isoform X5, with amino-acid sequence MMNDSSDQERASSLDQAEPEPPQFKEEPEELCINQEEESLWLNQDADVNAELKSKCEENFRDCKRIMFQFKELSHYQYCLGIRNAETDLHKTDVQQQHLCEDENKWHLHKRERHSSLDQAEPDPLQIKEEPEELCSNQEGEQLLLNQETDVKMEFKSDLLEHQHHQRNITMIPVIKLERIGT; translated from the exons ATGATGAATGACAGCTCTGACCAGGAGAGAGCCTCCAGTTTGGaccaagcagaaccagaacctccacaattcaaagaggaaccagaggaACTGTGCATTAATCAGGAGGAAGAGTCGCTCTGGCTGAATCAGGATGCTGATGTAAATGCAGAATTAAAGTCTAAATGTGAAGAGAATTTCAGAGATTGTAAAAGGATTATGTTTCAGTTCAAGGAACTGTCACATTATCAGTACTGCCTGGGGATCAGAAATGCTGAGACAGACTTACACAAAACAG ATGTTCAACAGCAGCATCTGTGTGAGGATGAGAATAAATGGCACCTCCATAAACGGGAGAGACATTCCAGTCTGGACCAAGCAGAACCAGACCCTCTACAGATAAAAGAAGAACCAGAGGAACTCTGCAGTAACCAGGAGGGAGAGCAGCTGCTCCTGAATCAGGAGACtgatgtgaagatggagttcaAGTCTGATTTGTTGGAACATCAGCATCACCAGAGGAACATCACCATGATtcctgtcataaagctggaacgAATAGGTACGTAA